A single region of the Gephyromycinifex aptenodytis genome encodes:
- a CDS encoding type II secretion system F family protein, with the protein MSLLVVLAVLLWPARRSPPLGRSAAPPSLLVGLAGGRSWSSVLTSVRSAASAGSPAAPEHDVADALIDLVDSLAPALSAGLPAQRALELVLGGAEPVRPEPGGDAATAGVQLRARLAERLAAGDSVGTAFQSLAADTDSDGARLLAQAWLLSEETGAPLAATSACAVRLLRSRRDQERAAEVALAGARITIRVLTILPVGGPLLAVLLGVDPVQAYLRSPAVWGCLALATVLVLLGRSWVARQVSRVAGGPVLDPGPGGA; encoded by the coding sequence GTGTCGCTCCTGGTTGTACTGGCCGTGCTCCTCTGGCCGGCGCGGCGCTCACCTCCCCTGGGTCGCTCGGCGGCCCCGCCTTCACTGTTGGTGGGTCTGGCTGGGGGTCGGTCCTGGAGTTCGGTCCTGACCTCGGTGCGCAGCGCGGCCTCGGCGGGGTCGCCGGCCGCGCCTGAGCACGACGTGGCTGACGCGCTCATCGACCTCGTGGACTCCCTGGCCCCGGCGCTCTCGGCGGGTCTGCCTGCACAGCGGGCCCTCGAACTGGTTCTGGGCGGGGCCGAACCCGTGCGGCCCGAGCCCGGTGGCGACGCCGCCACCGCCGGGGTTCAGCTTCGGGCGCGGCTGGCCGAACGACTCGCTGCCGGTGACAGCGTCGGCACCGCCTTCCAGTCGCTGGCAGCCGACACTGATTCGGACGGGGCACGGCTGCTAGCCCAGGCATGGTTGCTCTCCGAAGAAACGGGGGCGCCGTTGGCGGCGACCTCGGCCTGCGCGGTGCGGCTGCTGCGTTCGCGCCGCGACCAGGAACGCGCGGCCGAAGTGGCCCTTGCGGGAGCCCGCATCACCATCAGAGTGCTCACGATCCTGCCGGTGGGTGGACCGTTACTCGCGGTCCTGCTCGGCGTCGATCCCGTGCAGGCCTACCTGCGTTCCCCTGCGGTGTGGGGGTGCCTGGCCCTGGCCACCGTCCTGGTGCTGCTGGGGCGAAGTTGGGTTGCCCGGCAGGTTTCTCGGGTTGCCGGCGGCCCCGTTCTCGACCCCGGACCAGGAGGTGCCTGA
- a CDS encoding Rv3654c family TadE-like protein, which produces MMRPNHLGAGLVEPDPGSATGGSAWGAADRMVGSPRWGWSQGSRHLVAQARRDAGSGTVATLGILGVLLSILVGALILTSAVLASHRARSAADLAALTGAAAIQTGESARGACQVAQSTAALNHADITCRVQGEQVRVQARVRPTLLPAARLGAAVATAQAGPAAEPAPAAGQTESRFRGGRTEQ; this is translated from the coding sequence ATGATGCGGCCGAACCACCTCGGCGCCGGGTTGGTTGAGCCCGATCCAGGTTCAGCGACCGGTGGAAGCGCGTGGGGTGCCGCCGATCGGATGGTGGGATCGCCGCGGTGGGGGTGGTCCCAGGGTTCCCGCCACCTCGTCGCTCAGGCTCGCCGCGACGCCGGCAGCGGCACGGTCGCCACCCTGGGCATCCTCGGTGTGCTGCTCTCGATCCTGGTCGGTGCGCTCATCCTCACCTCGGCGGTGCTGGCCTCCCACCGGGCACGCAGCGCAGCGGATCTGGCGGCGCTGACCGGCGCCGCGGCCATACAGACGGGGGAGTCAGCGCGGGGAGCCTGCCAGGTTGCGCAGTCGACTGCCGCGCTGAACCACGCCGACATCACCTGCCGCGTCCAGGGTGAGCAGGTGCGGGTTCAAGCGCGGGTGCGTCCGACGCTGCTGCCTGCGGCGCGTTTGGGTGCGGCCGTCGCCACCGCGCAGGCGGGCCCTGCGGCCGAGCCTGCACCGGCAGCAGGGCAGACCGAGAGTCGGTTCAGGGGCGGTCGAACCGAGCAGTGA
- a CDS encoding type II secretion system F family protein encodes MGVAGAALSAVLVAAALWLLPNTGQGRRQWLRPKKTVRRRAQTRVVDIAIAADLLALALHSGCGVLEAVESVGRRMDGTIGEHLLTVAHRYRLGMSEEDAWAGVPPAWGGVARALRLASAAGIPPAATLDQAAADLRRAEDHRIEVETARLGVRIVLPLGVTFLPAFVASTIVPVVLALGAQAIHP; translated from the coding sequence ATGGGCGTGGCAGGTGCGGCGTTGAGCGCAGTGCTGGTGGCAGCGGCGCTGTGGCTGCTGCCCAACACCGGCCAGGGACGGCGGCAGTGGTTACGCCCGAAGAAGACCGTGCGACGGCGGGCCCAGACGCGGGTGGTAGACATCGCGATTGCCGCCGACCTGCTGGCGCTGGCGCTTCATTCCGGCTGCGGCGTGCTGGAAGCGGTGGAGTCCGTGGGGCGGCGTATGGATGGGACCATCGGCGAGCACCTGCTCACCGTCGCTCATCGCTACCGGCTCGGGATGAGCGAGGAAGACGCCTGGGCGGGGGTGCCCCCGGCCTGGGGCGGGGTGGCTCGCGCGCTGCGGTTGGCCTCGGCGGCAGGGATCCCGCCCGCTGCCACCTTGGATCAGGCCGCCGCTGATCTGCGCCGGGCCGAAGATCACCGCATCGAGGTTGAGACCGCCCGGCTCGGGGTGCGGATCGTGCTGCCACTCGGCGTGACCTTCCTGCCTGCCTTCGTCGCGAGCACGATCGTTCCCGTCGTGCTCGCGTTGGGGGCTCAGGCGATCCATCCGTGA
- a CDS encoding LytR/AlgR family response regulator transcription factor, whose amino-acid sequence MAPEPPVETTPLRALVVDDELPTRTELAYLLERDERIGEVRTAASGADALRALDLAPADVVFCDIKMPGLDGMELARILARFAERPQIVFVTAYGDHAVDAFDVSAIDYVVKPVREARLAEAVRRVVEKRAGSSAGPSAATSADETIPVELGGVTSFVQRSDVLYVQAQGDYARLHTATGSHLVRISLTLLEERWGSAGFVRIHRSTLVSLPKITQVRTDAGRSLVYVGDGIELQVSRRHTRELRDRLVRLPRRSTP is encoded by the coding sequence ATGGCGCCGGAGCCTCCCGTCGAGACGACCCCACTACGCGCGTTGGTGGTCGATGACGAGCTGCCCACCCGCACTGAGCTGGCCTATCTGCTCGAACGCGACGAGCGAATCGGCGAAGTCCGCACGGCCGCAAGCGGGGCCGACGCCTTGCGCGCCCTGGACCTCGCACCGGCCGACGTGGTCTTCTGCGACATCAAGATGCCCGGGCTGGACGGCATGGAACTAGCGCGCATCCTGGCCCGGTTCGCCGAACGCCCGCAGATCGTCTTCGTCACCGCCTACGGCGACCACGCAGTCGACGCCTTCGATGTCTCCGCCATTGATTACGTCGTCAAACCGGTGCGTGAGGCGCGGCTGGCCGAGGCGGTACGTCGCGTCGTGGAGAAACGCGCCGGCAGCTCCGCCGGTCCGTCTGCTGCAACCTCGGCCGATGAGACCATCCCGGTGGAACTGGGCGGGGTCACCTCTTTCGTGCAGCGATCCGACGTCCTCTACGTGCAAGCCCAAGGCGACTACGCCCGCCTGCACACCGCGACCGGCTCCCACCTCGTGCGGATCTCCCTGACCTTGCTCGAAGAGCGCTGGGGCTCGGCTGGTTTCGTGCGCATCCATCGCAGCACCCTGGTCTCGCTGCCGAAGATCACCCAGGTGCGCACCGACGCCGGACGCAGCCTGGTCTACGTCGGGGACGGCATCGAACTGCAGGTCAGCCGCCGCCACACCCGCGAACTGCGCGATCGTCTGGTGCGCCTTCCTCGACGAAGCACCCCATGA
- a CDS encoding DUF4244 domain-containing protein, protein MSMSTVRRNRFARHLHARLVQLRAAGESGMTTAEYAVGTVAAVSFAAVLITVVKSGAVAAALTKIISTALTVG, encoded by the coding sequence ATGAGCATGTCCACCGTTCGTCGCAACCGCTTCGCCCGCCACCTGCATGCACGGCTCGTACAGTTGCGGGCAGCCGGTGAATCCGGAATGACCACAGCCGAATACGCAGTCGGGACGGTCGCGGCCGTCAGCTTTGCGGCGGTGCTCATCACCGTGGTCAAGTCCGGCGCCGTGGCTGCGGCCCTGACCAAAATCATCAGCACGGCCCTGACTGTCGGCTGA
- a CDS encoding DUF485 domain-containing protein: MSHASEPVDHSSAYNEVQASAEFVELRKRFRGFVFPLTTFFLLWYFLYVILAAYFPAFMSQRVFGLVNVGLIFGLLQFVTTFGITIWYVRWADKVFDPRADAIRERMQAGTR; this comes from the coding sequence GTGAGCCACGCATCCGAACCAGTCGACCACTCCTCGGCCTACAACGAGGTCCAAGCCAGTGCGGAGTTCGTGGAATTGCGTAAGCGCTTCCGCGGCTTCGTCTTCCCGCTCACGACGTTCTTCCTGCTCTGGTACTTCCTCTACGTCATCCTCGCCGCGTACTTCCCGGCATTCATGAGCCAGCGGGTCTTCGGCCTGGTCAATGTGGGCCTCATCTTCGGCCTGCTCCAGTTCGTGACGACGTTCGGCATCACCATCTGGTACGTGCGTTGGGCAGACAAGGTCTTCGACCCCCGCGCTGACGCCATCCGCGAGCGCATGCAGGCAGGTACCCGATGA
- a CDS encoding sodium/solute symporter, which produces MTSSELSLVAAIALVCLLTVLGGIYGLRLSRTTSDFYVAGRAVGPWRNASAIGGEYLSAASFLGVAGLLYASGVSMLWFPVGYTLGYVVLACMVAAPLRRSGAYTVPDFAELRLESRAMRLLTSVLVVLIGWLYLLPQLHGAGIAVTNLTGAPSWVGNVLVSTVVTINVVSGGMRSVTLVQAVQYWVKLAAIAIPALVLIGLWVASGSPAPTMPTPVSLQGVGMHTYSTYSLILALCLGTMGLPHVVVRFYTNPDGRGARRTALAVIGLLGAFYLFPPIYAVLGRVYLPELPPGMLAEEIVLELPHLAAPGLLGDCLVVVLAVGAFAAFLSTASGLAVAITGVVDQDIIRPRLNRMLGSDVDGIASFRLAALVSMLIPSIIALLVGRVGLATTVGLAFAVAASTLCPLIVLGVWWRGLSVTGAAAGMIVGAATSLLGVAVTLSQVPVPQPWALWFAQPAAWSVPMAFFTACLVSLATPGRVPTHTLRTMTRLHTPENVSLSLTRRGGV; this is translated from the coding sequence ATGACATCCTCCGAACTGTCCCTGGTTGCGGCTATCGCCCTGGTCTGCCTGTTGACCGTGCTCGGCGGCATCTACGGGCTGCGGCTCTCCCGCACCACTTCCGACTTCTACGTCGCGGGCCGGGCCGTCGGCCCCTGGCGCAACGCCTCCGCAATCGGCGGGGAGTACCTCTCGGCCGCTTCGTTTCTCGGCGTGGCCGGACTGCTGTACGCCTCCGGCGTCAGCATGCTGTGGTTCCCGGTCGGGTACACCCTGGGCTACGTCGTCCTGGCCTGCATGGTGGCTGCGCCGCTGCGCCGGTCGGGGGCCTACACCGTCCCGGACTTCGCCGAGCTGCGCCTGGAGAGCCGGGCGATGCGACTGCTCACCTCGGTCCTGGTGGTGCTCATCGGCTGGCTGTACCTCCTGCCCCAGTTGCACGGGGCCGGGATCGCGGTCACCAACCTCACCGGCGCCCCCAGCTGGGTCGGCAACGTGCTCGTCAGCACCGTGGTCACCATCAACGTCGTCTCCGGTGGCATGCGCTCGGTGACGCTGGTCCAGGCAGTGCAGTACTGGGTCAAGCTCGCCGCCATCGCCATCCCTGCCCTGGTCCTGATCGGCCTGTGGGTGGCTTCCGGAAGCCCGGCGCCCACCATGCCCACACCGGTCAGCCTGCAGGGGGTGGGCATGCACACCTACTCCACCTATTCGCTGATCCTCGCGCTGTGTCTGGGCACCATGGGCCTGCCGCATGTAGTCGTGCGCTTCTACACCAACCCCGACGGTCGCGGCGCTCGCCGAACCGCGCTGGCCGTCATCGGCCTGCTCGGGGCTTTCTACCTGTTCCCCCCGATCTATGCGGTGCTCGGGCGGGTGTACCTGCCCGAGCTCCCGCCAGGGATGCTGGCCGAAGAGATCGTGCTGGAACTGCCGCACCTGGCAGCGCCCGGGCTGCTCGGCGACTGCCTCGTCGTGGTGTTGGCGGTCGGGGCTTTCGCGGCGTTCCTGTCCACCGCCTCCGGGCTGGCGGTAGCGATCACGGGTGTGGTGGACCAGGACATCATCCGGCCCCGGCTGAACCGAATGCTCGGCTCCGACGTCGACGGGATCGCCAGCTTCCGGCTGGCCGCGTTGGTCTCCATGCTCATCCCCTCCATCATCGCGTTGCTGGTCGGACGGGTGGGGTTGGCGACCACGGTCGGACTCGCCTTCGCTGTCGCCGCCTCGACGCTGTGCCCGCTCATCGTGCTCGGTGTCTGGTGGCGGGGGTTGTCGGTCACCGGCGCCGCCGCGGGCATGATCGTCGGCGCCGCCACCTCCCTGCTCGGGGTAGCGGTCACGTTGTCCCAAGTTCCCGTGCCGCAGCCGTGGGCGCTGTGGTTCGCCCAGCCCGCCGCGTGGTCGGTACCGATGGCTTTCTTCACCGCCTGCCTGGTCTCCCTGGCCACCCCGGGACGGGTCCCGACGCACACCTTGCGCACCATGACTCGGTTGCACACCCCCGAGAACGTCTCGCTGTCGTTGACCCGTCGCGGCGGCGTCTGA
- a CDS encoding TadE family type IV pilus minor pilin encodes MRSREAGMVTAEFAVAMPVLIAVLALVMAAMGLALDQVRCVDAARAGARLAARGEPESVVIAEAARLAPTGSQVHLRGGAVLTVQVTAPPPLAVLGRIPQIPRARASASLPAEAVLGAGP; translated from the coding sequence ATGAGAAGTCGCGAAGCCGGCATGGTCACTGCGGAGTTCGCGGTGGCCATGCCGGTCCTCATCGCGGTGCTGGCGCTGGTGATGGCGGCAATGGGCCTGGCGTTGGATCAGGTTCGTTGCGTGGACGCGGCGCGGGCTGGTGCCCGTTTGGCGGCCCGCGGTGAACCCGAGAGTGTCGTCATCGCCGAGGCCGCCCGGCTGGCCCCGACCGGATCCCAGGTGCACCTGCGCGGTGGCGCGGTGCTCACCGTGCAGGTGACGGCCCCACCGCCGCTGGCTGTGCTGGGCAGGATCCCGCAGATCCCGCGCGCGCGAGCCAGCGCCAGCCTGCCTGCCGAAGCGGTCCTGGGAGCCGGACCATGA
- a CDS encoding DUF4212 domain-containing protein gives MSNPGHPTPPRRVRITSPRKSAARRDPARTRAADLDEQTGLGEVYVDSLMRAQRRLSLALLLGLAIVALGLPALLLAVPQLHSVTIVRIPLPWLLLGVLIYPFAVIVVWSYVRAAERLEREFAELFERP, from the coding sequence ATGAGCAATCCGGGGCACCCCACGCCCCCACGCCGGGTGCGGATCACCTCCCCCCGAAAGTCCGCGGCTCGCCGCGACCCGGCCCGCACCCGCGCCGCCGACCTGGACGAGCAGACCGGGCTGGGTGAGGTGTACGTCGACTCACTCATGCGCGCCCAACGCCGCCTCAGCCTGGCCCTGCTGCTCGGATTGGCCATCGTGGCGCTGGGCCTGCCCGCGCTGCTGCTCGCAGTCCCGCAGCTGCACAGCGTGACCATCGTGCGAATCCCGCTTCCATGGCTGCTCCTGGGAGTGCTCATCTACCCCTTCGCCGTCATCGTCGTCTGGTCCTATGTGCGCGCCGCCGAACGCCTCGAGCGCGAGTTCGCGGAGCTGTTCGAGCGGCCGTGA
- a CDS encoding solute symporter family protein: MTFAAAAAPTVGNPLINIGIFVVFVIFTLTVVIKIAAGKKTAAEYYTGGGAFSGRQNGIAIAGDYLSAASFLGIAGAIALQGYDGFLYSIGFLVAWLVALLLVAELMRNTGRFTMADVLSFRLRQRPVRLAAATSSLAVSFFYLLAQMAGAGGLVSLLLGVTSQWAQYLVIAVVGVVMIGYVMIGGMKGTTWVQIIKAVLLITAALIMSVWVLAKFGLSINTLFQAAIDNSPKVGEKLIDPGLKYGKSDISKLDFISLSMALVLGTAGLPHVLIRFYTVPTSKQARKSVEWAIWLIGAFYLFTLIIGYGAAALVGPDAIKAAAGGANSAAPLLAFELGGSVFLGVVSGIAFATILAVVAGLTITTSATFAHDIYNQVIKRGEATPEQEVKVARYAALGGGVIAVVGGILAYGQNIAFLVALAFAVAASANLPTILYSLFWKRFNTRGALWSIYGGLISSLGLIIFSPVVSGKPADPITGLSPSMITNPAIDFHMFPLDNPGIISIPLAFFLGWLGSVTSKEYNAAKYAEMEVRSLTGAGSANQSLDH; the protein is encoded by the coding sequence ATGACCTTCGCAGCAGCAGCGGCGCCCACCGTCGGCAACCCGCTCATCAACATCGGCATCTTCGTCGTCTTCGTCATCTTCACCCTGACAGTCGTCATCAAGATCGCCGCGGGCAAGAAGACCGCCGCCGAGTACTACACCGGTGGCGGGGCCTTCTCGGGTAGGCAGAACGGCATCGCGATCGCCGGTGACTACCTGTCGGCCGCGTCCTTCCTTGGTATCGCCGGCGCTATCGCCCTGCAGGGCTACGACGGCTTCCTGTACTCCATCGGCTTCCTCGTCGCCTGGCTGGTTGCGCTGCTGCTCGTCGCCGAGCTCATGCGCAACACCGGCCGGTTCACGATGGCCGACGTGCTCTCTTTCCGGTTGCGGCAGCGCCCGGTGCGGTTGGCGGCCGCCACCAGCTCCCTGGCGGTCTCGTTCTTCTACCTGCTGGCCCAGATGGCCGGTGCGGGCGGTTTGGTGTCGCTGCTGCTGGGTGTAACCAGTCAATGGGCCCAGTACCTGGTGATCGCGGTCGTCGGCGTCGTCATGATCGGCTACGTCATGATCGGCGGGATGAAGGGCACCACCTGGGTGCAGATCATCAAAGCCGTCCTGCTCATCACCGCCGCCCTGATCATGAGCGTGTGGGTGCTGGCCAAGTTCGGGCTGTCCATCAACACCCTGTTCCAGGCGGCGATCGACAACTCCCCCAAGGTCGGCGAGAAACTCATCGACCCGGGCTTGAAGTACGGCAAGTCCGACATCAGCAAGCTCGACTTCATCTCGCTGTCGATGGCGCTCGTGCTCGGTACCGCCGGCCTGCCGCACGTGCTCATCCGCTTCTACACGGTGCCCACCAGCAAGCAGGCCCGCAAGTCCGTGGAATGGGCCATCTGGCTGATCGGCGCTTTCTACCTGTTCACCCTCATCATCGGCTACGGCGCTGCCGCTCTGGTCGGTCCCGATGCCATCAAGGCCGCTGCTGGAGGGGCGAACTCCGCAGCTCCGTTGCTGGCCTTCGAACTGGGCGGGTCGGTCTTCCTGGGAGTCGTCTCCGGTATCGCCTTCGCGACGATCCTTGCCGTGGTCGCCGGTCTGACGATCACCACCAGCGCCACCTTCGCCCACGACATCTACAACCAGGTCATCAAGCGCGGTGAGGCCACTCCTGAGCAGGAGGTCAAGGTTGCCCGCTATGCGGCCCTCGGCGGCGGCGTCATCGCGGTCGTCGGCGGAATCCTCGCCTACGGGCAGAACATCGCCTTCCTGGTGGCTCTGGCCTTCGCTGTTGCGGCCAGCGCCAACCTGCCGACGATCCTGTACTCGCTGTTCTGGAAGCGGTTCAACACTCGAGGGGCGCTGTGGAGCATCTACGGCGGGCTCATCTCCTCGCTCGGGTTGATCATCTTCAGCCCGGTCGTCTCCGGTAAGCCGGCCGACCCGATCACGGGGCTGTCTCCCTCGATGATCACCAACCCGGCCATCGACTTCCACATGTTCCCGCTGGACAACCCCGGCATCATCTCCATCCCGTTGGCCTTCTTCCTGGGCTGGCTCGGTTCAGTCACGAGCAAGGAGTACAACGCGGCCAAGTACGCCGAGATGGAGGTCCGTTCCCTCACCGGCGCGGGCTCTGCAAACCAATCGCTCGATCACTGA
- a CDS encoding Fic family protein, with product MTIAESVRVIAEWPEVSQGLDAARQACTQLRWHEALRRRIPEAAAESRVRGAHASADADGARSDMSVLRELMCGAVAWPQRPDPVDLIVRGAVQVTAETEHLAATLDRAPRQVLARLHVAAATLLLPAEQVGRPRRPGEGCQEFLDLGPAPEEVDARVGGIVELLSDAKLPALLVAALVHAEIATARPFVRGNGLVARAMERTIIHSRGLDPTAVSVPEYGHAKRAGAAYLGALTAYGTGTREGLVVWLRHCVDSIVDGAAQGERIADAIRVGRLN from the coding sequence GTGACCATCGCCGAATCAGTTCGTGTCATCGCCGAGTGGCCTGAGGTGTCGCAGGGGCTGGACGCCGCCCGTCAGGCCTGCACCCAACTGCGTTGGCATGAGGCGTTGCGTCGCCGCATTCCGGAGGCTGCAGCCGAGTCGCGGGTGCGCGGCGCGCACGCCAGCGCCGACGCCGATGGCGCCCGCTCGGACATGTCGGTGCTCCGAGAACTGATGTGTGGCGCGGTGGCCTGGCCGCAACGTCCGGACCCGGTCGACCTCATCGTGCGCGGGGCCGTGCAGGTCACTGCGGAGACCGAACACCTCGCCGCCACGTTGGACCGGGCTCCCCGGCAGGTGCTGGCCCGGTTGCATGTGGCTGCAGCGACCCTGCTGCTGCCTGCGGAGCAGGTGGGCCGACCGCGTCGACCAGGGGAGGGCTGTCAGGAGTTCCTCGACCTGGGGCCGGCGCCGGAGGAGGTCGACGCCCGGGTCGGGGGGATCGTCGAGTTGCTTTCGGATGCAAAGCTGCCCGCACTTCTGGTGGCGGCGCTGGTGCACGCCGAGATTGCCACCGCCCGCCCCTTCGTGCGGGGCAACGGCCTGGTCGCCCGGGCCATGGAACGCACGATCATCCACTCTCGGGGACTGGACCCGACCGCAGTCAGCGTGCCGGAGTACGGACACGCCAAGCGGGCCGGTGCTGCCTATCTAGGGGCGTTGACCGCCTACGGCACGGGTACCCGTGAGGGGTTGGTGGTGTGGCTGCGGCACTGTGTCGACTCGATCGTGGACGGGGCAGCGCAGGGGGAGCGGATCGCTGACGCGATTCGCGTCGGACGCTTGAACTGA
- a CDS encoding TadA family conjugal transfer-associated ATPase has protein sequence MPLKSEAATVLPADPSAEARNALHPGLLVAGPLCRWLSAPDVTDVLVNGTRGVWIERGRGLERVRCELGDLEALRRLAVRLAGLAGRRLDEVSPYVDGQLPGGIRLHALLPPLVENGAHISLRIARQLAPSLDDMRAWGAFDAEAQQILGALVAARVSFVVSGGTGSGKTTLLAALLRQVPPTERLVVVEDVRELAIGHPHQVRLQARPANIEGRGEVDLATLVRQALRMRPDRIVIGEVRGAEVRDLLAALNTGHEGGCGTIHANAPQDVVSRFEALGALAGLSPQATRTQLRSAVRVVLHLRRLAELRVLDSVSLLLPAAELQVSPALQRCSAGHLLPGPALGELHALLAGAGER, from the coding sequence ATGCCGCTGAAGAGTGAGGCCGCAACAGTGCTCCCCGCCGACCCCAGCGCGGAGGCTCGCAACGCCCTGCATCCCGGTCTGCTCGTGGCCGGCCCGCTGTGCCGCTGGCTGAGCGCTCCCGATGTCACCGACGTCCTGGTGAACGGAACCCGCGGGGTGTGGATCGAACGCGGCCGCGGACTCGAGCGCGTGCGTTGCGAACTGGGGGATCTGGAGGCTCTGCGCAGGTTGGCGGTGCGCCTGGCAGGGCTGGCCGGTAGGCGCCTTGACGAGGTGAGCCCGTACGTCGACGGCCAACTGCCCGGCGGGATCCGCCTACACGCGCTGCTGCCGCCATTGGTGGAGAACGGCGCCCACATCAGTCTGCGGATAGCGCGCCAGCTGGCGCCCAGCCTGGACGACATGCGGGCCTGGGGCGCCTTCGACGCCGAAGCGCAACAGATTCTTGGCGCGCTGGTCGCGGCGCGCGTCTCGTTCGTCGTCAGCGGCGGAACCGGCAGCGGCAAGACGACCCTGCTGGCGGCCCTGCTGCGGCAGGTTCCGCCCACCGAGCGGCTCGTCGTCGTCGAGGACGTGCGTGAGCTGGCTATCGGGCACCCGCACCAGGTGCGTTTGCAGGCCCGCCCGGCCAACATCGAAGGGCGGGGCGAAGTCGACCTGGCCACGCTGGTTCGACAGGCGCTACGGATGCGCCCCGACCGGATCGTGATCGGTGAGGTGCGCGGTGCTGAAGTGCGCGACCTGCTGGCCGCTCTCAATACCGGCCACGAAGGCGGCTGCGGCACGATCCACGCCAACGCCCCGCAGGACGTCGTCTCCCGCTTCGAGGCGCTGGGGGCGCTGGCGGGACTTTCCCCGCAGGCCACTCGTACGCAATTGCGCAGCGCCGTTCGGGTGGTGCTGCACCTGCGGCGCCTTGCCGAACTGCGCGTGCTGGACTCGGTGAGTCTGCTGCTCCCTGCCGCAGAGCTGCAGGTCAGCCCGGCGTTGCAGCGCTGCAGCGCCGGCCACCTGCTTCCTGGCCCAGCTCTGGGGGAACTGCACGCGCTCTTGGCGGGTGCCGGAGAACGATGA
- a CDS encoding histidine kinase yields the protein MGGVVVAAVAALILLVSGALRLRDRLGSPESTATYRTLHAASTAARHLRDGLDLAAAGRAARDLRPLLGVEAVALADADGVLAWEGAGEYHRDEVPRHAQVVLDTGRTVRLDERAITCPDPDCPLRSAILAPVVCENRVVAVLASYHHSASSDLVRATEAVADWIATQIDLAELSRERTRVAEAELRALRAQISPHFVYNSLAAIASFVRTDPDRARELLLEFADFTRYSFRSSGPLTSLADELVNIERYLALEEARFGERMQVSLLVAPEVLGVAVPSFAIQPLVENAVQHGIEAKSGVGHISISAQDRGNEAEIAIEDDGAGADPEAIRAVLAGQQSGDHVGLANVDARLRQIFGDEYGLVVETALGAGTRISFRVPKFHPQTKTGTLGRS from the coding sequence GTGGGCGGGGTGGTGGTGGCTGCGGTCGCAGCGCTGATCCTGCTCGTCTCGGGGGCACTACGACTGCGTGACCGCCTCGGATCCCCGGAGAGCACCGCCACCTACCGAACGCTGCACGCAGCCTCCACCGCCGCCCGGCACCTGCGCGACGGACTCGACCTCGCCGCCGCCGGGCGCGCCGCCCGCGACCTGCGCCCGCTCCTGGGGGTCGAAGCGGTGGCCCTGGCCGACGCCGATGGCGTGCTTGCCTGGGAGGGCGCCGGGGAATACCACCGCGACGAGGTGCCCCGGCACGCTCAGGTCGTCCTGGACACCGGGCGCACCGTGCGACTCGACGAGCGTGCCATCACCTGTCCGGACCCGGACTGCCCGCTTCGCTCGGCGATCCTGGCGCCCGTCGTCTGCGAGAACAGGGTGGTCGCCGTGCTGGCCTCCTACCACCACAGCGCAAGCAGCGACCTGGTCCGGGCCACCGAAGCCGTCGCCGACTGGATCGCCACCCAGATCGACCTCGCCGAGCTCAGCCGGGAACGAACCCGCGTCGCCGAAGCCGAACTGCGGGCCTTGCGCGCTCAGATCAGCCCGCACTTCGTCTACAACTCTCTGGCGGCAATCGCCTCCTTCGTGCGCACCGACCCCGACCGAGCCCGCGAGTTGCTGCTGGAGTTCGCCGACTTCACCCGGTACAGCTTCCGCAGCAGTGGGCCGTTGACCTCCCTGGCCGACGAACTGGTCAACATCGAGCGCTACCTCGCGCTGGAAGAGGCGCGCTTCGGGGAGCGCATGCAGGTATCCCTGCTGGTGGCCCCGGAGGTTCTCGGAGTGGCGGTGCCCTCCTTCGCCATTCAACCGCTGGTGGAAAACGCGGTGCAGCACGGCATCGAAGCGAAATCGGGCGTCGGGCACATCTCCATCTCGGCCCAGGACCGCGGAAACGAGGCAGAGATCGCGATCGAGGACGACGGGGCAGGGGCTGACCCGGAGGCCATCCGGGCGGTGTTGGCAGGACAACAGAGCGGCGATCACGTCGGATTGGCGAACGTCGATGCGCGGCTGCGCCAAATCTTCGGCGACGAATACGGGCTGGTCGTGGAAACTGCCCTCGGCGCCGGAACACGCATCAGTTTTCGGGTCCCCAAGTTCCATCCGCAGACCAAGACCGGCACGCTCGGTCGCTCCTGA